The stretch of DNA GAGGCGATCGTGCGGGGGAACCGCTCGGGCCTCCTCACCCAAGCCGATTACAACAACCTCTGCCAGTGCGAGACCCTCGACGACATCAAGATGCACCTCTCCGCCACAGAGTACGGCCCATACCTCCAGAACGGTATGCCGCGTGGatcttttccttctcttctttgggtTGGATTGGGCTGCTTGGTCTGCGTTGCTAGAGATTCGCGATCCCGTCCATGCCAATTGCGATCTCGATTGGCCAATTGGAGATTTATTTTCTTCTTAGGGATAATAAGGGAGACTGCACCGTGCTCGGCGAGTTGGGATTGTTTTGAGCTAGCCCTACCTTGTCCGAAATTTCTCTTTGCTCTCTGGGAACCGTTGGGAGCAGGTTTGATGAGCAACCAAACGGGCGGTGTTAATCTACGCAGTGCCTGCAAGTTTGTTATAATGTATTTCCCACAGCCCACATGTCATGGCAACTCTGTAGCACCAGCCTGATCCCCCTGATGAATTTTGCCGCAAGATCCCTTTCATCCACTCCCACCTTACGATTTCAGCCATCTGTGACGCGTCCCAAGACGAATTCACCCAATTTATTACATCAGTTCCATTAATGTGCTCTTGTGCTATGATATACAGTAATCGCTGTGTATGTTTGTTCTATGCGTTTCTTCTGATACCTCTGTATTGTGATCGTATTTCTGATTGATTGCAGAACCTTCTCCCTTGCACACAACAACAATTGTGGAGAAGTGCACTCTTAAGCTGGTTGATGAATACAAACACATGTTGTGCCAGGCGAATGAACCTCTATCTACATTCCTACAGTACATAACGTAAGTCATGAAGCACTGCTAGGATGCCATTTGTTTCTGCTTCGTTTGCACAAGCAAACAACATATCAAACGAGTGCAGGGCAGACTTCGGTTTGATCCTAACAGGATAATGTTTTCTGCAGGTATGGACACATGATCGATAATGTTGTCCTTATTGTTACTGGGACATTGCATGAAAGAGATGTTAACGAACTGTTGGAGAAATGCCATCCATTGGGCATGTTTGACAGGTATTGTTGTGGTTCCTTTCTCGTTTCTGTTAAATGGAGATCTATCAAATACTGACTCTTCATCTCCCCCCGCCAATCAACAGCATTGCATCACTTGCGGTTGCTCAAAATATGCGTGAGCTTTACAGGCTGGTTCTAGTTGATACACCCTTAGCACCGTACTTCTCAGAGTGCATTACATCTGAGGTAAAAACTTTGAAACCATTGTGCTGTCCATTTTTGTTGAAATGGTTAAGTATACCTTGGTATGTCATGCGAGCTTCATGTATATTGTGTAGGATCTGGATGACATGAATATTGAGATCATGAGGAACACACTCTACAAAGCGTATCTTGAGGATTTTTACAAATTTTGCGCGGTATGTACTTCTGACTGAAAATGTTGTTTTGCCTAATTGTGTTTGGTTTCTAACTAACTTCTTCGCAACAGAAACTAGGTGGTGCGACGGCTGAGATTATGTGTAATCTCCTTTCATTTGAAGCTGACAGAAGAGCTGTAAACATTACAATAAACAGGTAAAAAACTAAACATTTCATCCTTTTGTGTGACAGATCTCCATGTTGCCATTACATTCACAGACATCTGACTGCCAATTTCCTTGTCATGTTTTTTCAGTATTGGTACTGAGCTGACTAGAGATGACCGCCGCAAGCTGTACTCCAACTTTGGTCTATTGTAGGTTTCCATTGGAAGTAGCACTAGCATTACTTTTAGTTAAAATATGCCTATTTTTGCATGTGGTTATAGTAATCTGATGCTTCCAGGTTTCCGTATGGTCATGAAGAGTTGGCTGTCTGTGAAGATGTTGACCAGGTTTATCCCCTGTTCTGCTTTTAAGCTCAATGTCGGTCATTCTACtacataaatattttcagttgTCTAAACACGAAGTTATCATGCCATGAACTGGTTCACTTTATTACCTAATTTTGTGCATATTGCTCAGTATTTCAGGCTTAAGTTCTGTTAATATGGTTATTTCATCATAAAATGTCTCTTTCAAATGTTTGTGATAGGGCCATTGATAATAATTAACTCCTCGTGAGGTCTTTTAAACATACCATGCGCCCTAGGCTGAACACTTCCTCCTTAAGAATGGAGAAGCTTCATACCTACCAGTCACCAGGGTCAAGGAATGGGGTTGCCTCTCCTGTGTGGCTAAAAATGAGGGTAAAGAAaaaagaggggggggggggggggggggggggggctgtgGGGTGTCACCTCGCTACGATAGTAACAACAGTCTATTTTATTTATGTGTTGATAATTATTGCCAAAAACATGTACCACTTTGTTGATGGTGCAGATGGCCAGGTAAGCCTCCCATCAATTTGCCTGCAAGTTTCGTGTTCCTGAGCTTCCATTAGGGCCAATTTATCCTGGGTGAGGGACACAGAATCGACCTGTGTGCCTGGCTTATCTGAGAAGAATGGTATTCCATTGGAGATGCTTTTGTGGCATACATTTTTCATTTGATGGGCATAAGTCAAACTCGGCTTTCTGGCTGCTCTTTTATATCAGCTGCAGTATGAATGTTTTGTTTGGCCTACAGCAGTCATGGTCTCATTCTGTCATACGGTTCTTTTCTTGCACGAAGATTAACATCATGTGTTTTTTTTAATTGAAAATTGCCCTATGTGGTATACTTATCCTGTAAGCATGTGCCAGACTATCTATTTCTTTCTTTGTGTATCATCAGCATTTGGCAAGCTAACATTTTAGATGACAGTAACACATTTACACAGTCCTTTTTTTGGCTTCTTACCCTCTGGTCTCTCTTGTTAGGATGACTGGTTTCCTGTTCTGATTTATGCTCTCTAGGATGTATTGTAGTTTTGAGTGTGCTACTACATTTTGGAAGTTCTCACTTGAAAGTTAAATGTGTGTTTTGTTGTTGTGGAGATGATAATAAAAAGAGCACAGGGAAATCTTAACAGGCATGTAGTATTTCAAGAGGGATTGCATCTAAGTTATACTGGAATTCAGACCAGTGTCCTCTTCATAAAAGTGAGATCTGTGCCCACGCATGAATTATTCTGGCTAACGTCAATACTTTTTTCGTGCTCATACCGCAGGTGCGTGGTGTAATGGAAAAGTACCCCCCATACCAGTCTATTTTTGCCAAGATATCATATGGCGAAAGCCAGATGTTGGACAAGGCCTTTTATGAGGAGGAAGTAAAGAGGCTGTGCCTCTCATTTGAACAGCAGGTACAATTTTTTAGGTTGACCTTATATGTATGTTTACACAAGTTACTTCATATAAACTATCTCACAGGAATAACAACAGATGGTCAAAATGTAAGAGATCCGATATTGTACACTGGATGCATGCAAGTTCTCTAGAAGGTCACTGGTTTTACACTCTAAAGATTAGCAGTAAACAAGAACTATTGGTAGGCTGATTTAGTCAAAAGCCTATAACACGCCCAGCCACATGCAGTACTGATGCATACCAGCGTGATGCATGCATACATGCTTGTAAAATATGCGCTAACCAGCCACGGCTTTGCACATGATTCTATAGATCCATCGTTAGTCATTACTCTATTTGAAACTTGTGAGTGCCCGATAGTTTAAAAAAAATGCCATAGTGCTAGTGCCTGTTGGTGAGTTTTATTGTCTCTGTGTGCCACTATTTTGGACCTCAACTCTAGAATTGAAGGTGGGAGCTCTGATGTTCTCTtgtttgtgcagttccactatgCCGTTTTCTTCGCATACATGAGGCTACGAGAGCAGGAGATAAGGAACTTGATGTGGATCTCGGAATGCGTTGCCCAGAACCAGAAGAACAGGGTCCATGACAGTGTCGTGCCGATCTTTTAATCGCCCTCTTACTGTGCATATGGTTGTACAAAAGG from Triticum urartu cultivar G1812 chromosome 3, Tu2.1, whole genome shotgun sequence encodes:
- the LOC125544054 gene encoding probable V-type proton ATPase subunit d → MYSWEMLSFNIHDGFLEAIVRGNRSGLLTQADYNNLCQCETLDDIKMHLSATEYGPYLQNEPSPLHTTTIVEKCTLKLVDEYKHMLCQANEPLSTFLQYITYGHMIDNVVLIVTGTLHERDVNELLEKCHPLGMFDSIASLAVAQNMRELYRLVLVDTPLAPYFSECITSEDLDDMNIEIMRNTLYKAYLEDFYKFCAKLGGATAEIMCNLLSFEADRRAVNITINSIGTELTRDDRRKLYSNFGLLFPYGHEELAVCEDVDQVRGVMEKYPPYQSIFAKISYGESQMLDKAFYEEEVKRLCLSFEQQFHYAVFFAYMRLREQEIRNLMWISECVAQNQKNRVHDSVVPIF